The proteins below come from a single Burkholderia humptydooensis genomic window:
- a CDS encoding 5-(carboxyamino)imidazole ribonucleotide synthase translates to MTALPTPNSPILPGAWLGMVGGGQLGRMFCFAAQAMGYRVAVLDPDPTSPAGAVADKHLRAAYDDEAALAELAQWCDAVSTEFENVPAASLDFLAQSTFVAPAGRCVAIAQDRIAEKRFIAASGVSVAPHVVIESPAQLAALADADLAAVLPGILKTARLGYDGKGQVRVATVREARDGYASLGGVPCVLEKRLPLKYEVSALIVRGADGASAVFPLAQNTHHGGILSLTVVPAPAANDALVRDAQQAAVRIADSLEYVGVLCVEFFVLEDGSLVANEMAPRPHNSGHYTVDACETSQFEQQVRAMTRLPLGSTRQHSPAAMLNVLGDVWFADGASGEPVTPPWDQVAAMPTARLHLYGKEDARAGRKMGHVNFTAATLDGAVAGATACARLLRIPLD, encoded by the coding sequence ATGACTGCACTCCCCACCCCGAATTCCCCGATCCTGCCGGGCGCCTGGCTCGGCATGGTCGGCGGCGGCCAGCTCGGCCGCATGTTCTGCTTCGCCGCGCAGGCGATGGGCTACCGCGTCGCGGTGCTCGATCCCGATCCGACGAGCCCCGCGGGCGCCGTCGCGGACAAGCATCTGCGCGCCGCGTACGACGACGAGGCCGCGCTCGCCGAGCTCGCGCAATGGTGCGACGCCGTGTCGACCGAGTTCGAGAACGTGCCCGCCGCGAGCCTCGACTTTCTCGCGCAATCGACGTTCGTCGCGCCCGCCGGCCGATGCGTCGCGATCGCGCAGGACCGGATCGCCGAGAAGCGGTTCATCGCGGCGTCCGGCGTGTCCGTCGCGCCGCACGTCGTGATCGAGTCGCCCGCGCAGCTCGCGGCGCTCGCCGATGCGGATCTCGCCGCGGTGCTGCCCGGCATCCTGAAGACCGCGCGCCTCGGCTACGACGGCAAGGGGCAGGTGCGCGTCGCGACCGTGCGGGAAGCGAGAGACGGGTACGCGTCGCTCGGCGGCGTGCCGTGCGTGCTCGAGAAGCGCCTGCCGCTCAAATACGAAGTGTCGGCGCTGATCGTGCGTGGCGCGGATGGCGCGTCCGCGGTGTTTCCGCTCGCGCAGAACACGCATCACGGCGGCATCCTGTCGCTGACCGTCGTGCCCGCGCCCGCCGCGAACGACGCGCTCGTGCGCGACGCGCAGCAGGCGGCCGTGCGGATCGCCGATTCGCTCGAATACGTCGGCGTGCTGTGCGTCGAGTTCTTCGTGCTCGAGGACGGCTCGCTCGTCGCGAACGAAATGGCGCCGCGGCCGCACAATTCCGGCCACTACACGGTCGATGCGTGCGAGACGAGCCAGTTCGAGCAGCAGGTGCGCGCGATGACGCGGCTGCCACTCGGCAGCACGCGCCAGCATTCGCCCGCCGCGATGCTCAACGTGCTCGGCGACGTGTGGTTCGCGGACGGCGCGTCGGGCGAGCCCGTCACGCCGCCGTGGGACCAGGTCGCCGCGATGCCGACCGCGCGGCTGCATCTGTACGGCAAGGAAGACGCGCGCGCCGGCCGCAAGATGGGCCACGTGAACTTCACCGCGGCGACGCTCGACGGCGCGGTCGCGGGCGCGACCGCCTGCGCGCGGCTGCTGCGCATTCCGCTCGACTGA
- a CDS encoding phosphoribosylaminoimidazolesuccinocarboxamide synthase, which yields MSTLYESTLRSLPLLGRGKVRDNYAVGNDKLLIVTTDRLSAFDVIMGEPIPNKGRVLNQMANFWFDKLAHIVPNHLTGVAPETVVAADEVGQVKGRAVVVKRLEPILVEAVVRGYLAGSGWKDYQATGKVCGVELPAGLSNAQKLPEPIFTPAAKAEMGHHDENISFEETERRIGTELAATIRDISIKLYKEAADYAATRGIIIADTKFEFGLDEHGKLFLMDEALTADSSRFWPADEYRVGTNPPSFDKQFVRDWLEAQNWSKEPPAPKLPDDVVAKTSAKYQEALERITGKTLD from the coding sequence ATGTCTACTCTCTACGAATCCACGCTGCGCTCGCTGCCGCTTCTCGGTCGCGGCAAGGTCCGCGACAACTACGCGGTCGGCAACGACAAGCTCCTGATCGTCACGACCGATCGCCTGTCGGCGTTCGACGTCATCATGGGCGAGCCGATTCCGAACAAGGGCCGCGTGCTGAACCAGATGGCGAACTTCTGGTTCGACAAGCTCGCGCACATCGTCCCGAACCATCTGACGGGCGTCGCGCCCGAGACGGTCGTCGCCGCCGACGAAGTCGGGCAGGTGAAGGGGCGCGCGGTCGTCGTCAAGCGGCTCGAGCCGATCCTCGTCGAGGCGGTCGTGCGCGGCTATCTCGCGGGCAGCGGCTGGAAGGACTACCAGGCGACAGGCAAGGTGTGCGGCGTCGAGCTGCCGGCCGGCCTCTCGAACGCGCAGAAGCTCCCCGAGCCGATCTTCACGCCCGCCGCGAAGGCCGAGATGGGCCATCACGACGAGAACATCTCGTTCGAGGAAACCGAGCGCCGCATCGGCACCGAGCTCGCCGCGACGATCCGCGACATCTCGATCAAGCTGTACAAGGAAGCGGCCGACTACGCGGCGACGCGCGGCATCATCATCGCCGACACGAAGTTCGAGTTCGGCCTCGACGAGCACGGCAAGCTGTTCCTGATGGACGAGGCGCTGACGGCCGATTCGTCGCGCTTCTGGCCGGCGGACGAATACCGGGTCGGCACGAATCCGCCGTCGTTCGACAAGCAGTTCGTCCGCGACTGGCTAGAGGCGCAGAACTGGAGCAAGGAGCCGCCCGCGCCGAAGCTGCCCGACGACGTGGTCGCGAAGACGAGCGCGAAGTATCAGGAAGCGCTCGAGCGCATCACGGGCAAGACGCTCGACTGA
- a CDS encoding sterol desaturase family protein — protein sequence MQFNVELLLLALAPVFLLCIGWEAWHLARTRPGERVYNLRDTLCNAALALMHQGADKIAWIFVIPIYAYCYTHYRLFTWDSTWVSFAVLFVAQDLLYYVFHRCSHRVRWLWAAHVVHHSSERLNFSTAMRQSLMYPIAGMWAFWLPLAFLGFAPQQIVGIVLINLAFQFFVHTQTIPKLGWLEYVLNTPSIHRAHHARNPRYIDRNYAGVLVIWDRLFGSYVDEDPRDPPEYGIVEPLRSNNPLVATFHEWRSMAADAFGVEGWRNKLRAVFGPPEWASAYHARVAHARAQPHEPPALAAAPRER from the coding sequence ATGCAATTCAACGTCGAATTGCTTCTGCTCGCGCTCGCGCCCGTCTTCCTGCTCTGCATCGGCTGGGAAGCGTGGCACCTCGCGCGCACGCGCCCCGGCGAGCGCGTCTACAACCTGCGCGATACGCTCTGCAACGCGGCGCTCGCGCTGATGCACCAGGGCGCGGACAAGATCGCGTGGATCTTCGTGATCCCGATCTATGCGTACTGCTACACGCACTACCGGCTCTTCACGTGGGACAGCACGTGGGTGTCGTTCGCCGTGCTGTTCGTCGCGCAGGACCTGCTCTACTACGTGTTCCACCGCTGCAGCCACCGCGTGCGCTGGCTGTGGGCCGCGCACGTCGTCCACCATTCGTCCGAGCGCCTGAATTTCTCGACCGCGATGCGGCAAAGCCTGATGTATCCGATCGCCGGCATGTGGGCGTTCTGGCTGCCGCTCGCGTTTCTCGGCTTCGCGCCGCAGCAGATCGTCGGCATCGTGCTCATTAACCTCGCGTTCCAGTTCTTCGTCCATACGCAGACGATTCCGAAGCTCGGCTGGCTCGAATACGTGCTGAACACGCCGTCGATCCACCGCGCGCACCATGCGCGCAACCCGCGCTACATTGATCGCAACTACGCCGGCGTGCTCGTGATCTGGGATCGCCTGTTCGGCAGCTACGTCGACGAGGACCCGCGCGATCCGCCCGAATACGGGATCGTCGAGCCGCTCCGGTCGAACAATCCGCTCGTCGCGACGTTCCATGAATGGCGGTCGATGGCGGCCGACGCGTTCGGCGTCGAAGGCTGGCGCAACAAGCTGCGTGCCGTTTTCGGCCCGCCCGAATGGGCGAGCGCTTATCATGCTCGGGTTGCGCATGCGCGCGCGCAGCCGCACGAGCCGCCCGCGCTCGCCGCCGCGCCCCGCGAACGATAA
- the purE gene encoding 5-(carboxyamino)imidazole ribonucleotide mutase, with product MSEVQTAHTHSAPLVGVLMGSSSDWDVMKHAVAILQEFDVPYEAKVVSAHRMPDEMFDYAQKARERGLRAIIAGAGGAAHLPGMLAAKTTVPVLGVPVASKYLKGVDSLHSIVQMPKGVPVATFAIGEAGAANAALFAVSILAGTSVDYANRLAAFRVRQNEAAHAMALPPL from the coding sequence ATGAGCGAAGTCCAGACCGCCCACACGCACAGCGCGCCGCTCGTCGGCGTGCTGATGGGTTCCAGCTCCGACTGGGACGTGATGAAGCACGCCGTCGCGATCCTGCAGGAATTCGACGTGCCGTACGAGGCGAAGGTCGTGTCCGCGCACCGGATGCCCGACGAGATGTTCGACTACGCTCAGAAGGCGCGCGAGCGCGGCCTGCGCGCGATCATCGCGGGCGCGGGCGGCGCCGCGCACCTGCCCGGCATGCTCGCCGCGAAGACGACGGTGCCCGTGCTCGGCGTGCCCGTGGCGAGCAAGTACCTGAAGGGCGTCGATTCGCTGCATTCGATCGTGCAGATGCCGAAGGGCGTGCCGGTGGCGACGTTCGCGATCGGCGAGGCCGGCGCGGCGAACGCGGCGCTTTTCGCGGTGTCGATCCTGGCCGGCACGTCGGTCGACTACGCGAACCGGCTCGCCGCGTTCCGCGTGCGGCAGAACGAGGCCGCGCACGCGATGGCGCTGCCGCCGCTGTGA
- a CDS encoding L-threonylcarbamoyladenylate synthase, translated as MSNDRPIPTAEQIDEAAGLLDAGELVAFPTETVYGLGGDAQNPAAVARIYAAKGRPANHPVIVHLAPGSDPGYWVDSLPADAQKLIDAFWPGPLTLILKRAAHIPDAVSGGQDSVGLRCPSHPVAQALLRAFDARRGGHGGVAAPSANRFGHVSPTTAQHVRDEFGDAVHVLDGGPSDVGIESTILDLSRGFPALLRPGQVTPRQIADVLGVAPRLPDGSDATAPRASGTLKAHYAPRTPLALAPFERIEPLLAAARDAGERVALVARASRAGAWAHAQGVHFVAAPEDPQVYARELYGLLRALDRAQVARILVEKLPDTAEWIAVNDRLGRAAAAFDALE; from the coding sequence ATGTCGAACGATCGACCGATTCCGACCGCCGAGCAGATCGACGAGGCCGCCGGGCTGCTCGATGCGGGCGAACTCGTCGCGTTTCCGACCGAGACCGTCTACGGGCTCGGCGGCGACGCGCAGAACCCGGCCGCCGTCGCGCGCATTTATGCGGCGAAAGGGCGGCCGGCGAACCATCCTGTGATCGTCCACCTCGCGCCGGGCAGCGACCCGGGCTACTGGGTCGATTCGTTGCCCGCCGACGCGCAAAAGTTGATCGACGCGTTCTGGCCCGGCCCGCTCACGCTGATCCTGAAGCGCGCCGCGCATATTCCGGACGCGGTGAGCGGCGGGCAGGACTCGGTCGGCCTGCGTTGCCCGTCGCATCCGGTCGCGCAGGCGCTGTTGCGCGCGTTCGACGCGCGTCGCGGCGGGCACGGCGGCGTCGCCGCGCCGTCGGCGAACCGCTTCGGCCACGTGAGCCCGACCACCGCGCAGCACGTGCGCGACGAGTTCGGCGATGCCGTCCACGTGCTCGACGGCGGCCCGTCCGACGTCGGGATCGAATCGACGATTCTCGATCTGTCGCGCGGCTTTCCGGCGCTGCTGCGCCCGGGCCAGGTGACGCCGCGGCAGATCGCCGACGTGCTCGGCGTCGCGCCGCGCCTGCCCGACGGCAGCGACGCGACCGCGCCGCGCGCGTCCGGCACGCTGAAGGCGCATTACGCGCCGCGCACGCCGCTCGCGCTTGCGCCGTTCGAGCGGATCGAGCCGCTGCTCGCGGCCGCGCGCGATGCCGGCGAGCGGGTCGCGCTCGTCGCGCGCGCATCGCGTGCCGGCGCGTGGGCGCACGCGCAGGGCGTGCATTTCGTTGCGGCGCCCGAGGACCCGCAAGTCTACGCGCGCGAGCTCTACGGGCTGTTGCGCGCGCTCGATCGTGCGCAGGTCGCGCGCATTCTCGTCGAGAAGCTGCCGGATACGGCCGAATGGATCGCGGTGAACGACCGGCTCGGCCGTGCGGCGGCTGCGTTCGACGCGCTGGAGTGA
- a CDS encoding SGNH/GDSL hydrolase family protein, producing the protein MNQQQRQQQPAGTARRRFWRGAQVALASAAFALLAACGGGDDNGSSQPSAGVNMQVVSFGDSLSDAGTYSPQILIGFGGGRFTTNPGQVWTQDVAAYYGSTLTPAFEGGFGVPLQAAGGLGYAQGGSRVTQQPGIGHADASVANADYAQATTVPVATQVQQYLQQHGSFNANQIVLVNGGANDIFYQVQVAQAQGNTPAAQLAAAQQIGLAAQQLAGIVQQIVAAGATHVFVSNVPDIGGTPLAVSTGQQAALTQLSTVFNSTLAAALKALNVDPAKAVLIDAFTWQDGIAANYQGNGFSVANTGTACNLQSMIAAATKAGVSNPTAFGSSLFCSPQMYTVANADQTYMFADTVHPTTRLHALFAQYVEQQIAKTGVGK; encoded by the coding sequence ATGAATCAGCAGCAACGACAACAACAACCCGCCGGCACCGCACGCCGCCGCTTCTGGCGCGGCGCGCAGGTCGCGCTCGCGAGCGCCGCGTTCGCGCTCCTCGCCGCGTGCGGCGGCGGCGACGACAACGGCTCGTCGCAGCCGAGCGCCGGCGTGAACATGCAGGTCGTGTCTTTCGGCGACAGCCTGTCGGACGCCGGCACCTACTCGCCGCAGATCCTGATCGGCTTCGGCGGCGGCCGCTTCACGACGAATCCGGGCCAGGTGTGGACGCAGGACGTCGCCGCCTACTACGGCAGCACGCTCACGCCGGCGTTCGAGGGCGGCTTCGGCGTGCCGCTGCAGGCGGCAGGCGGCCTGGGCTACGCGCAGGGCGGCTCGCGTGTCACGCAGCAGCCGGGTATCGGCCACGCGGACGCGAGCGTCGCGAACGCCGATTACGCGCAGGCGACGACCGTGCCCGTCGCGACGCAGGTGCAGCAATACCTGCAGCAGCACGGCAGCTTCAACGCGAATCAGATCGTGCTCGTCAACGGCGGCGCGAACGACATCTTCTATCAGGTGCAGGTCGCGCAGGCTCAGGGCAATACGCCCGCCGCGCAGCTCGCCGCCGCGCAGCAGATCGGCCTTGCCGCGCAGCAGCTCGCGGGCATCGTCCAGCAGATCGTCGCGGCGGGCGCGACGCACGTGTTCGTGTCGAACGTGCCGGACATCGGCGGCACGCCGCTCGCGGTGTCGACGGGCCAGCAGGCCGCGCTCACGCAGTTGTCGACGGTCTTCAACAGCACGCTCGCCGCGGCGCTGAAGGCGCTGAACGTCGACCCCGCGAAGGCCGTGCTGATCGACGCGTTCACGTGGCAGGACGGCATCGCCGCGAACTATCAGGGCAACGGCTTCTCGGTGGCGAACACGGGCACTGCGTGCAACCTGCAGTCGATGATCGCCGCCGCGACGAAGGCGGGCGTCTCGAACCCGACCGCGTTCGGCTCGTCGCTGTTCTGCTCGCCGCAGATGTACACGGTCGCGAACGCGGACCAGACCTATATGTTCGCCGACACGGTCCACCCGACGACGCGCCTGCACGCGCTCTTCGCGCAGTACGTCGAGCAGCAGATCGCGAAGACGGGCGTCGGCAAGTAA